In the genome of Triticum urartu cultivar G1812 chromosome 5, Tu2.1, whole genome shotgun sequence, one region contains:
- the LOC125510925 gene encoding horcolin-like, which translates to MFITNARRYGPFGGGGGIPFHSPVLSNGSIVSFFANTGRVVDAIGVYVKPNDRGSTKEQDPVTKIGPWGGGSGRPSDVDVLPRRLISVVIHSGRVINSLMFTYSDCDGQQHSGGPWGGTANPLEGSSHTILLGQSDFLMEVSGTVGWNSENSDVVTSLYFVTNTGSYGPYGNGGGTRFRSPLQSNGSIVGFFANAGDVIDAIGIYFSPERDTIKQKVPINFLGLSSGRKLKIRLIWSKEVLGFYMVWPT; encoded by the exons ATGTTTATTACCAATGCTCGTCGGTATGGACCttttggaggaggaggaggaattCCTTTTCACAGTCCAGTGCTAAGCAATGGCAGCATCGTTAGCTTCTTCGCTAATACTGGGAGGGTGGTCGACGCAATTGGTGTATATGTGAAGCCAAATGACAGGGGATCAACGAAAGAACAG GACCCGGTTACAAAAATTGGGCCATGGGGTGGTGGTTCAGGGAGGCCTAGTGACGTGGATGTGTTGCCACGACGTCTGATAAGCGTGGTCATTCATAGCGGTAGGGTAATCAATTCACTTATGTTTACATATAGTGATTGCGATGGTCAACAACACTCCGGTGGTCCATGGGGAGGGACGGCTAATCCTCTAGAAGGGAGCTCTCACACG ATTCTCCTTGGCCAGTCAGATTTCTTGATGGAAGTTTCTGGAACAGTAGGCTGGAACTCGGAAAACTCAGATGTTGTAACATCACTTTACTTTGTCACCAATACCGGTAGCTACGGACCATATGGAAATGGAGGCGGGACTCGTTTTCGAAGTCCGCTACAGAGCAATGGTAGTATTGTCGGCTTCTTTGCCAATGCTGGAGACGTGATTGACGCAATCGGTATCTATTTTAGCCCAGAGAGGGATACAATCAAACAGAAGGTACCAATTAACTTCCTGGGACTGTCCAGTGGTAGGAAGTTAAAGATAAGATTGATATG GTCGAAGGAGGTTCTGGGATTTTACATGGTATGGCCAACATAA
- the LOC125510926 gene encoding agglutinin-like isoform X1: MPHSFLKHHAGSNRDVEVEPICLNSITIRGGRYIYSLEFSYNDEHGLEHHAGPWGVCDYLTDGILSTIDLGEAEFLTGISGTINSSNQYASKIIDSLTLITNVRNYGPFGGVGGTHFCSPLMGNASIVGFFGRSGHVVDAIGLYVNLARGPMEKQDLITKVDLWGGNSGQAHDLDVVPRRLISVVVLSGEVIDSLKFTYSDCDGHQHTAGPWGGSDASQSMNNHMILLGRSEVVKEVSGTIGPNSSVPDFVSSLLLATNTSSHGPFGEGRGIPFRIPLQDNDSIVGFFAQAEKHINAIGFYLESMEIKVLLLFILLAAAMMLLVHFFMFDFFCRNFFLFEPSLIHVHLSFFWMSVARLWLQKLLLPLFHNSYYGWSETNYDKIYGTINSDKMYGTEGVVCSGSK; this comes from the exons ATGCCTCACAGTTTTTTGAAACACCATGCAGGCAGTAACAGGGATGTCGAGGTGGAGCCCATATGTCTTAACAGCATAACAATTCGAGGTGGACGGTACATATATTCGCTTGAATTTTCGTACAATGACGAACACGGATTGGAACACCATGCAGGCCCATGGGGAGTTTGCGATTACTTAACTGATGGCATCCTTAGTACG ATTGATCTTGGAGAAGCAGAGTTTCTGACGGGGATTTCCGGAACAATTAATTCTTCTAACCAATATGCAAGCAAAATTATAGATTCACTTACGCTTATCACCAATGTCCGTAATTATGGACCTTTTGGAGGAGTAGGAGGAACTCATTTTTGTAGTCCGCTCATGGGCAACGCTAGTATTGTTGGCTTCTTTGGCCGTTCTGGACATGTTGTTGATGCAATCGGCCTCTATGTGAACCTTGCGAGAGGACCAATGGAGAAACAG GATTTGATTACCAAGGTTGATCTATGGGGAGGTAATTCAGGGCAGGCGCATGACTTGGACGTGGTACCACGACGTTTGATAAGCGTGGTAGTTCTTAGTGGCGAGGTAATTGATTCACTCAAGTTTACGTACAGCGACTGCGATGGACATCAGCACACTGCTGGTCCGTGGGGAGGATCGGATGCATCTCAGAGTATGAACAATCATATG ATTCTGCTTGGCCGTTCAGAGGTAGTGAAGGAAGTTTCTGGAACAATTGGTCCGAATTCCTCTGTTCCAGATTTTGTATCGTCACTTTTGCTCGCCACCAATACTTCGAGCCATGGACCTTTTGGAGAAGGGAGGGGGATTCCTTTCCGCATTCCGTTGCAGGATAATGATAGCATCGTTGGCTTTTTTGCCCAGGCTGAGAAGCATATTAACGCAATTGGTTTCTATCTCGAATCAATGGAAATCAAGGTACTCCTCCTATTCATATTGCTTGCCGCAGCTATGATGCTTTTAGTTCATTTCTTTATGTTTGATTTCTTTTGTAGAAACTTTTTTTTATTTGAGCCTTCGTTGATCCATGTGCACTTAAGCTTCTTCTGGATGTCTGTCGCTAGGCTTTGGTTACAAAAATTATTACTTCCTCTGTTCCATAATTCTTATTATGGTTGGTCGGAAACCAACTACGACAAGATTTATGGAACAATCAACTCTGACAAAATGtatggaacagagggagtagtatgcAGTGGAAGCAAATAG
- the LOC125510926 gene encoding mannose/glucose-specific lectin-like isoform X2: MGNASIVGFFGRSGHVVDAIGLYVNLARGPMEKQDLITKVDLWGGNSGQAHDLDVVPRRLISVVVLSGEVIDSLKFTYSDCDGHQHTAGPWGGSDASQSMNNHMILLGRSEVVKEVSGTIGPNSSVPDFVSSLLLATNTSSHGPFGEGRGIPFRIPLQDNDSIVGFFAQAEKHINAIGFYLESMEIKVLLLFILLAAAMMLLVHFFMFDFFCRNFFLFEPSLIHVHLSFFWMSVARLWLQKLLLPLFHNSYYGWSETNYDKIYGTINSDKMYGTEGVVCSGSK; this comes from the exons ATGGGCAACGCTAGTATTGTTGGCTTCTTTGGCCGTTCTGGACATGTTGTTGATGCAATCGGCCTCTATGTGAACCTTGCGAGAGGACCAATGGAGAAACAG GATTTGATTACCAAGGTTGATCTATGGGGAGGTAATTCAGGGCAGGCGCATGACTTGGACGTGGTACCACGACGTTTGATAAGCGTGGTAGTTCTTAGTGGCGAGGTAATTGATTCACTCAAGTTTACGTACAGCGACTGCGATGGACATCAGCACACTGCTGGTCCGTGGGGAGGATCGGATGCATCTCAGAGTATGAACAATCATATG ATTCTGCTTGGCCGTTCAGAGGTAGTGAAGGAAGTTTCTGGAACAATTGGTCCGAATTCCTCTGTTCCAGATTTTGTATCGTCACTTTTGCTCGCCACCAATACTTCGAGCCATGGACCTTTTGGAGAAGGGAGGGGGATTCCTTTCCGCATTCCGTTGCAGGATAATGATAGCATCGTTGGCTTTTTTGCCCAGGCTGAGAAGCATATTAACGCAATTGGTTTCTATCTCGAATCAATGGAAATCAAGGTACTCCTCCTATTCATATTGCTTGCCGCAGCTATGATGCTTTTAGTTCATTTCTTTATGTTTGATTTCTTTTGTAGAAACTTTTTTTTATTTGAGCCTTCGTTGATCCATGTGCACTTAAGCTTCTTCTGGATGTCTGTCGCTAGGCTTTGGTTACAAAAATTATTACTTCCTCTGTTCCATAATTCTTATTATGGTTGGTCGGAAACCAACTACGACAAGATTTATGGAACAATCAACTCTGACAAAATGtatggaacagagggagtagtatgcAGTGGAAGCAAATAG